A single genomic interval of Helianthus annuus cultivar XRQ/B chromosome 6, HanXRQr2.0-SUNRISE, whole genome shotgun sequence harbors:
- the LOC110907884 gene encoding uncharacterized protein LOC110907884 has product MAYIAKIEFQALNITGENYMPWTAHVKRHLKSMGVLETITEGNDCTDQDKAKAHVFLHKHIDEMLQFEYSNFEDSDVLWKDLKSRFDHQMEVLLPTARDEWNNLRFQDFKKVNEYTSALFRKCSTLRFCGQTVTEEDMLEKTFSTIHASNINLQQKYRLQRFQRYSDLNSFLLVAEKNNELLMKYHQARPTGSLAIPEANAVINDDTKESGRKWGRGRGRGHSGKSNFNGRNHSFKGNNNFRDNSHRRGRGRGCVQNQRTTNYHTPQNNNSNQYNKRNEAGRSENNGTSCFRCGSVNH; this is encoded by the coding sequence ATGGCATACATCGCAAAAATTGAATTCCAAGCTCTTAATATCACCGGAGAAAATTATATGCCGTGGACGGCACATGTTAAGCGACATCTCAAATCAATGGGTGTTTTGGAAACGATAACGGAGGGAAATGATTGTACCGATCAAGACAAGGCAAAAGCCCATGTCTTCCTCCACAAACACATTGATGAGATGTTACAATTTGAATATTCAAATTTTGAGGATTCAGACGTTTTGTGGAAAGATTTAAAAAGTAGATTTGATCATCAAATGGAAGTTTTACTTCCCACTGCTAGAGATGAATGGAACAATCTCAGGTTCCAAGATTTTAAAAAGGTGAATGAGTACACCTCTGCTTTGTTCAGAAAATGCTCAACGCTCCGATTCTGTGGGCAAACTGTTACGGAGGAAGATATGTTGGAGAAAACTTTCTCCACAATTCATGCATCAAATATAAACTTGCAACAAAAATATCGGTTGCAAAGGTTTCAAAGATATTCTGATCTAAATTCATTTCTCCTCGTAGCAGAGAAAAACAATGAGCTATTAATGAAATATCATCAAGCTCGTCCCACTGGATCATTAGCCATTCCAGAAGCAAATGCTGTTATTAATGATGATACTAAAGAATCTGGAAGAAAATGGGGACGAGGTCGTGGCCGTGGCCATTCTGGTAAAAGTAATTTTAATGGTCGCAACCATTCTTTCAAAGGAAATAATAATTTCCGAGATAATTCCCATCGTCGTGGACGTGGTCGTGGTTGTGTTCAAAATCAAAGAACCACCAATTACCACACTCCACAAAATAATAATTCCAACCAGTACAATAAAAGGAATGAAGCTGGTAGGTCCGAAAACAATGGCACTTCTTGTTTCAGATGTGGAAGTGTAAACCACTAG